A single genomic interval of Lathyrus oleraceus cultivar Zhongwan6 chromosome 7, CAAS_Psat_ZW6_1.0, whole genome shotgun sequence harbors:
- the LOC127102980 gene encoding uncharacterized protein LOC127102980 — MNWLEFNHVYIKCFAKTVMFPELRGNGELMFVSAKQVEEFVKKEAHVFAMFASLEIDIKVAMGELSVVCDFPELFPDYISDLPPECEVGFAIELVSGNSRVSMTPYKISTSELSELKKQLEDLLEKKFVRSSVSPWERQFCL, encoded by the coding sequence ATGAACTGGTTGGAGTTCAACCATGTTTATATCAAATGTTTTGCCAAGACCGTGATGTTTCCAGAGTTGAGAGGAAATGGAGAGTTGATGTTTGTATCTGCTAAGCAAGTAGAGGAATTCGTAAAGAAGGAGGCGCATGTGTTCGCTATGTTTGCTTCTTTGGAAATCGATATTAAAGTTGCGATGGGAGAGCTTTCGGTTGTGTGTGATTTTCCCGAACTATTTCCTGACTATATCAGTGATTTGCCGCCAGAGTGCGAGGTGGGGTTTGCTATAGAATTAGTATCTGGTAATAGTCGTGTGTCGATGACTCCTTATAAAATCTCTACTTCAGAGTTGAGTGaactaaagaagcaattggaagatCTGCTTGAGAAGAAATTTGTTCGATCGAGTGTTTCACCGTGGGAGCGCCAATTTTGTTTGTGA